A part of Candidatus Magasanikbacteria bacterium RIFOXYB2_FULL_38_10 genomic DNA contains:
- a CDS encoding 50S ribosomal protein L21, with protein MFAVIQTGGKQYLVQEGQILKIEKLAGEKESKLKFDKILLLASEDGTGVEIGKPYLDAKVEAEILEQGRSKKVKVIKFKRKVRYNRRHGHRQEYTKVKVTKIG; from the coding sequence ATGTTCGCAGTAATTCAAACAGGTGGAAAACAATACCTTGTCCAGGAAGGACAAATTTTAAAAATAGAAAAATTAGCCGGTGAAAAAGAATCTAAGTTAAAATTTGATAAAATTTTACTTTTAGCCAGTGAAGATGGAACCGGCGTGGAAATAGGCAAGCCATATTTAGATGCCAAAGTGGAGGCTGAAATTTTAGAACAAGGCCGCTCTAAAAAAGTTAAAGTGATTAAATTTAAACGCAAGGTCAGATACAATCGTCGCCACGGCCATCGTCAGGAATACACTAAAGTAAAGGTGACTAAAATTGGTTAA